The following are encoded together in the Falsiruegeria litorea R37 genome:
- a CDS encoding TRAP transporter large permease: MDSIDIGLWVTGGLLLMVVLGMRVAFAAGMAGLVGLIWIFWAKFGYAPDKFGKALTVSVKIAGQVPHSKVSSQALSLIPTFILIGYLAYYAGLTKALFEAAKRWIAWLPGGLAVSTVFATAGFAAVSGASVATSAVFARIAIPEMLAIGYNKRFAAGVVAAGGTLASLIPPSAILVIYAIIVEQDVGKLLLAGFIPGAFSAIIYGLLIVGIAVIFKTVGPPVTGFTWRERFASLPGALPIVFVVVIIICFVYNPFGGDAWGTPTEGGALGAFVVFCMAVLQGMKWAEFKSALLETAKLTVMIFTIIWGVLIYVRFLGFADLPGAFSDWITALEMSPMLILICILLAYAVLGMFMDAIGMLLLTLPVVYPAVMALNGGESVAAADSAFGMSGTMCAIWFGILVVKMAEFCLITPPIGLNCFVVAGVRPDLSVQDVFRGVMPFFVADAITIALLVAFPAIVLYLPSLAQ, encoded by the coding sequence ATGGATAGCATTGATATCGGTCTTTGGGTCACCGGTGGCTTGCTGCTGATGGTCGTTCTGGGCATGCGTGTGGCCTTTGCCGCGGGTATGGCCGGTCTGGTGGGGCTGATCTGGATCTTCTGGGCCAAGTTCGGCTATGCGCCCGACAAGTTCGGCAAGGCGCTGACCGTCTCGGTCAAGATCGCAGGGCAGGTGCCCCATTCCAAAGTGTCGAGCCAGGCGCTGAGCCTGATCCCGACCTTTATCCTGATCGGTTATCTGGCTTACTACGCGGGCCTGACCAAGGCGCTGTTCGAGGCCGCCAAACGCTGGATTGCCTGGTTGCCCGGTGGGTTGGCCGTTTCCACGGTCTTTGCGACCGCAGGGTTCGCAGCTGTGTCGGGGGCCTCGGTTGCCACCTCCGCCGTCTTTGCTCGCATCGCCATCCCCGAGATGTTGGCGATTGGATACAACAAACGCTTTGCGGCGGGTGTTGTGGCAGCAGGGGGCACGCTGGCCTCATTGATCCCGCCGTCGGCAATTCTGGTTATCTATGCCATTATCGTGGAACAGGATGTGGGCAAGCTGCTCCTTGCAGGCTTCATTCCTGGCGCGTTCTCGGCCATCATCTATGGCCTGCTGATCGTGGGCATCGCCGTGATTTTCAAGACCGTGGGCCCGCCTGTGACCGGCTTCACCTGGCGCGAACGCTTTGCCTCGCTGCCGGGCGCGTTGCCCATCGTCTTTGTCGTCGTGATCATCATCTGCTTTGTCTACAACCCCTTTGGCGGCGACGCTTGGGGTACGCCGACCGAGGGCGGGGCTTTGGGCGCCTTTGTCGTGTTCTGCATGGCCGTGCTTCAAGGCATGAAATGGGCCGAGTTCAAATCGGCGCTCTTGGAAACCGCCAAGTTGACGGTGATGATCTTCACCATCATTTGGGGCGTGCTGATCTATGTGCGTTTCCTTGGCTTTGCTGATCTGCCAGGGGCCTTTTCCGACTGGATCACCGCGCTGGAAATGTCGCCCATGCTGATCCTGATCTGCATCCTTCTGGCCTATGCGGTGCTGGGGATGTTCATGGACGCCATTGGCATGCTGCTGCTGACGCTGCCCGTTGTCTATCCGGCGGTGATGGCCCTGAACGGCGGTGAAAGCGTTGCTGCCGCCGACAGCGCCTTTGGCATGTCTGGCACGATGTGCGCGATCTGGTTCGGGATCCTGGTGGTCAAGATGGCCGAGTTCTGCCTGATCACGCCGCCCATCGGCCTGAACTGCTTTGTCGTGGCGGGCGTGCGCCCGGACCTGAGCGTGCAGGACGTGTTCCGCGGTGTAATGCCGTTTTTTGTGGCGGATGCCATCACCATTGCGCTGTTGGTGGCCTTCCCGGCAATCGTTCTCTACCTGCCATCACTGGCGCAATAG
- a CDS encoding TRAP transporter small permease subunit produces the protein MAGQASVLEDLSLLSRLDRSLLTIERFLALLSGLAVFSLMVLAVVSVGGRNAFNAPLPGYVDWIEQAMPLIAFMGIAYVQRDGGHIRMDLVVSKLSGRALWFFELLSVTLILLLMMALVWGSWEHFLRAFDFNAPLWSRDSSIDIGIPIWPAKLLAPVAFAVLCLRLMLQIWGYGRALVLGLESPVAVPLIQDVAAQAAAEAEQLEGHDNG, from the coding sequence ATGGCAGGACAAGCCTCGGTATTAGAGGATCTCAGCCTGCTCAGCAGGTTGGATCGGTCGCTTTTGACGATCGAGCGGTTTCTGGCATTGCTCAGCGGGTTGGCTGTTTTCAGCTTGATGGTGCTGGCAGTGGTGTCGGTAGGGGGACGTAACGCATTCAACGCCCCGTTGCCGGGTTATGTGGATTGGATCGAACAGGCGATGCCCCTGATCGCCTTCATGGGGATCGCTTATGTGCAGCGTGACGGTGGCCACATCCGTATGGATCTGGTGGTCAGCAAACTTTCGGGGCGGGCGCTGTGGTTTTTTGAACTGTTGTCCGTGACTTTGATCCTGCTGTTGATGATGGCGCTGGTCTGGGGCAGCTGGGAGCATTTCCTGCGCGCCTTCGACTTCAACGCGCCACTGTGGAGCCGCGACAGCTCTATCGACATTGGCATCCCGATCTGGCCCGCCAAATTGCTGGCCCCGGTGGCGTTCGCGGTGCTGTGTCTACGGTTGATGTTGCAGATCTGGGGCTATGGTCGCGCGCTGGTCTTGGGGTTGGAAAGCCCCGTCGCAGTGCCCCTGATCCAGGATGTGGCGGCCCAAGCTGCTGCCGAGGCCGAGCAGCTTGAGGGGCACGATAATGGATAG
- a CDS encoding C4-dicarboxylate TRAP transporter substrate-binding protein: MNKMLTGAVAAAASFAFVSEAMATEWNVSLWGKRRAFTEHVEKLAELVDEKTGGEFTLNISYGGLSKNKENLDGISIGAFEMAQFCAGYHRDKNRAITVLELPFLGVNTLEEEVAVSHAVYDHPAVQEEMAQWNARILMTSPMPQYNLVGTGEPRDELAEFKDMRVRATGGIGQAFSAVGGVPTSVTATEAYNAMESGVVDTVAFAQHAHLAFGTINRADWWTANLNPGTVNCPVVVNIDAYEALSPEHREALDSSIDEAIGHYLANYGALLEKWDSVLAEKNVTKVELAESELDAFRKAAADPIREKWIADMTAQGLPAQDLYDLVMSTLKAQRGGN, translated from the coding sequence ATGAACAAGATGTTGACGGGTGCAGTGGCCGCTGCTGCCAGCTTTGCTTTTGTGTCCGAAGCCATGGCGACCGAATGGAATGTGTCGCTCTGGGGCAAGCGCCGTGCCTTTACCGAACATGTAGAGAAACTGGCCGAACTGGTTGACGAAAAGACCGGTGGCGAGTTCACGCTGAACATCAGCTATGGTGGCCTATCCAAGAACAAGGAGAACCTGGACGGGATTTCCATTGGTGCATTTGAGATGGCGCAGTTCTGCGCCGGTTATCACCGCGACAAGAACCGCGCGATCACCGTGCTGGAACTGCCGTTCCTGGGCGTGAACACGCTGGAAGAAGAGGTGGCGGTCAGCCACGCAGTCTATGACCACCCCGCGGTGCAGGAAGAGATGGCGCAGTGGAACGCGCGTATCCTCATGACGTCGCCCATGCCGCAGTACAATCTGGTTGGCACCGGCGAGCCGCGTGATGAACTGGCCGAGTTTAAGGACATGCGCGTCCGGGCAACCGGTGGCATCGGTCAGGCGTTTTCGGCTGTTGGCGGTGTTCCGACCTCGGTAACCGCGACCGAAGCTTATAACGCAATGGAATCGGGCGTTGTAGACACCGTGGCCTTTGCCCAGCATGCGCATCTGGCCTTTGGCACCATCAACCGCGCCGACTGGTGGACTGCAAACCTGAACCCCGGCACCGTGAATTGCCCGGTGGTGGTGAACATCGACGCCTATGAGGCGCTGAGCCCCGAGCACCGCGAAGCACTCGACAGCTCGATTGACGAGGCCATCGGTCACTATCTGGCCAACTATGGCGCCCTGCTTGAAAAGTGGGACAGCGTCCTGGCCGAAAAGAACGTGACCAAGGTCGAATTGGCTGAAAGCGAGCTGGATGCTTTCCGCAAGGCGGCGGCTGATCCGATCCGCGAAAAGTGGATTGCTGACATGACAGCTCAGGGCCTGCCTGCGCAGGATCTCTATGACCTGGTCATGAGCACGCTGAAAGCGCAGCGCGGCGGCAACTAA